In the genome of archaeon CG10_big_fil_rev_8_21_14_0_10_43_11, the window AATAAAAGCAATCCTGAAATGAGGGTTGCACCAGTGAAAGGAAGACAGGCGTATACAATTGCCATACTCACATATGCTATCAAGTTAAGCACAAGCGGCGCGCTAATAAAAAATGCGATTTGTTCAGGAAGCTTGTGCAAAAAATCAACTGTTGCAAGCACAACTGCAAAAGCGCCAACCATAAGAGCAAGAAAAAAATTCGGGCTGAGAATGCCTGCAATAAATGACAGCACACGCGGGGCTGAAAGCACTTCACGCATCAAATCAATTGCAACAAAAAACAAGACAAGACTATTGCCAAACGCGGTATTCCAGCCCAGCTTTTCTTTTACGTACGTGCCAAAATAAAACGCCATGGCAAGAGTTGAGACAACAAGCGGGATGCTCACCCACAACATATCAGGATACTCAAGCGGGGCGAGCACGAGTCTGACAAATATTGGACCCACCTCATTTTCAAGATAGAGCAAAATGCTATCAAACAAACCCATAGTATTCATATAGAACTCATCTCCAAACATAAGCATTTTGATAGTTACAGAAATCATTATATAACAAAACACCACCAACTTAACATATGTTATACACATTGGTACGTGTTCTTGACCGTTTTGTGCGCTTCCCAAGCGCGCACGCGCATTGCGATATTCCCTGTGGAATCTACGACCCTCACCAGGCACAAGTAGATGCACACACGGTTATTCGCATGATAGACCTTATTAAAGAAGCGAAATCCAGCAACGTGCACAGCCTTGCTCGCTACACAAGCGTAAAAGAGCAGCATGCAGAATCGTGCAAGCATCAGATTCGAATTCTTTGGGGAGACTACTTTAAAGATGAGCATGTTAAACAATTCCCAAACCTGCCTGAACTGGTTTGGCGCGCGCTCAAGCAAGCATCAAAAACCCGTCAAGGAACAGACCGAAAAGATGGTGAAGCTCTTCTTGCAACCGTGCAAGAGATTAGCGAAATCTTTTGGAAAACAAAAGGAAAAAACCCGAAGCGCGTGAAAGCACCCTACCCTAGTGGCGGAGAGCTCGTACTCCACGACTAAGACTGGTTTTGCATGCTACCGATTAGTATTGTGCGCATTATTGGTCCAAGTATGGAGCCAACACTCCATCATGGCGATTTTGTAGTAGTTCACACGTTTTTTAAAACGCTCAAAAAAAGGGATATTGTCTTATGCAAGCATCCTATCACGGGGGTGCAGGTCATAAAGCGTATTGTGCAGGTAAAAAACAGCGTCTACGAGCTTGCGGGTGACAACCTGCAGCAAAGCACAAACTTTCGTGGAATCGCGCGCCAAGCGATTTTAGCAAAACACGCGTTTTCCATAAAAGCACCGCACATGCACCCGTGAGTCTGTTTCACACGCGAGTGTCAAAACAAGGTTTAAAAATGAAGCCTGCAAGAGGATAGATATGGATAAACGTTTGAAAAAGCAACTGCACCGATATCCCTATTATCGGGCGTTCCCGTTTTTTCTTCTGAGCATTGTATTTCTTGTTATTCAGGATTGGGGGCTTTTTCTCGCGTTTCTCGCGCTTGCTATTGGACTTAGCGTAACTGATCGTACCACATTTAAACGCATCACGCCTGCACGAAAAAAACAAGGCTCGCGAAAAAAACGATGAAAACAAAAAAAAGCGTTCTTTGCAGGCTTGGACTGCACGCATGGACAAAACCAGTTTCTAAAACTCAATTCTCTTCAAACGTCATTGAATGGAGAAAAACGTGTTCTCGTTGCAATAGAAGAAAAACGTGGATTACTACAAAATCTGGATAATTGAAAGCGCGTACAAAAAAAGCACGTACATAAACAAGAGCACTATGCCTTCTTGTTTGCTCAACTTCTTTCCTGTCTTAACAAAAAAGAGCATTACAATTGTTAAGAGAAGCATTGTTGGAATAAAAAACCAGAGTGACATGAAACTGATAGGAAGCGCACCAAAAAGAGCGGCACTGCCAATAACAAGCGAGATATTTGTGATGTTGCTTCCAATAACGTTTCCAACAACCAAGTTTCCAAGACCTTTTCGTGCAGCACTAAACGAAACGGACAATTCAGGCAATGACGTGCCAAGTGCAACAATTGATGCGCCAATGATTGTTTGCGAAATCATAAGCATATTTGCAATCCATGCTGCAGAATTTACAAACGCGTTTGCGCCAACAAGCACCGCTGCTAAACTTACTGCTACGATTGCAAGGTCCTTGAAAACACTTTTGCTAAAAGAATGCGCAAAAGAAAATGACCAGACCCTCTTTTGCACAAGAAACTGGGCTGCGCTGCGCGTGATGCGCGTAATAATCCCTCGTGAGGTTATGTGTGCTACAAAGTCTGAAAACTCGTACTCATGCGGTCTGTGACGAATTGAAAGCAAAAACGCCATGTACGCAAAAAAACAAGTAATCAAAATAACCCCTTCAATTTGTGAGAGCCCTCCGTCAATTACGAACGCGTAGAATACTACGCTGATTGCTAAAAGTGCGTAGCCATCACGTTCCAAAACAACCCGGTTTGTTTTAAGAACAAGAAAGAGCGTAGTAAGACCAA includes:
- the sodN gene encoding superoxide dismutase, Ni, producing MLYTLVRVLDRFVRFPSAHAHCDIPCGIYDPHQAQVDAHTVIRMIDLIKEAKSSNVHSLARYTSVKEQHAESCKHQIRILWGDYFKDEHVKQFPNLPELVWRALKQASKTRQGTDRKDGEALLATVQEISEIFWKTKGKNPKRVKAPYPSGGELVLHD
- a CDS encoding sodium:proton exchanger, producing the protein MIEHSIILIVGVVLLVKGSDAFVESATRLAKKLGISDFVIGVTLVAIGTSLPELVATLTAALNGYAGLAFGNVIGSNIANIGLILGLTTLFLVLKTNRVVLERDGYALLAISVVFYAFVIDGGLSQIEGVILITCFFAYMAFLLSIRHRPHEYEFSDFVAHITSRGIITRITRSAAQFLVQKRVWSFSFAHSFSKSVFKDLAIVAVSLAAVLVGANAFVNSAAWIANMLMISQTIIGASIVALGTSLPELSVSFSAARKGLGNLVVGNVIGSNITNISLVIGSAALFGALPISFMSLWFFIPTMLLLTIVMLFFVKTGKKLSKQEGIVLLFMYVLFLYALSIIQIL